The DNA segment CCTATGTTaagagggtgaaccacgtaaatattgatattttgtaTGTTTGCTTTGTTTCTTTATAGTTTACAGGCTTCTGCAATCcgcaacaaattggtatcagagcatggggaTGATCTTGGCAAATTTAATTGAAGGTGGAGCTGCTGCGACATGTAGAAAGCTGCAGATGCAATAATAGTGATAGTTGAAAGTTAAAATTGAAgtggagctcttgatgcaaaattAAGAAAGTTGATGATGCGAATATTTTTTGAAGAAAAaagcaagttacacccaagatTAAGATTGAAgaatagagatttgaaggagtcAAGCTCAAGCATGGAGATTTGATAATTTGATGACACCCAataattttgagtgtgatagagctttaaatagctcttgagtgtaaaaGGATTAataaaagagcaagggtttgctcttgtggtgattgtaagggatttattcttcacccaaagaagaattttagtggaaTTAACTCTCAatgagggccttgaggagaggacgtaggcttgggatagccgaacctctataaatttctTGTGTCATCATTCTTTCTCTACTATTCTttgtatttaaatttcttttagtttttaattttgcaattagaacccaattcacccccccccctccccccccactTTTTCCCTCTagggttgctacaagggacaacaaATTTTTTTTAGTGTAAATTTGTATTATCCTTTATATAATTATccctaaaatttatttattttaaactataatttttaattgtgtcataaatgtaattaaacttaatttttttttatctcttttctttttcttttacattttcattaattttttcctaaattttcttcataattcaatatattattttcatttaatttaattgacattttgataaaaaatcatctcttgaagtgaattgaccaaaatacccctcatcgGATCATAATCTTTCTTTTACATAATACCCAATGAGTCCTTACGTTTTTAGTTCACTGAAATTTTTATGGTGtctatttcaattaattttcctttttatttttggtccacaaggtgtctttgaatagtactagtcataaattaaaaatgataCTATTAAGAGCTCAGAGGTTCAGGGTGTTACATTATAAACATCAAAGGACTCGAGATTCATTTGACATGTTATGTACATTACTCAGCAACCCGTAACTAGTTGGTTTCTTCAAATCTAGGCATTCTAAATAACTCCCCCGAGTTTTGTGAAAAAATAATAAAGAGATAAATGCCATTTTCTAATAACATGGTTTTCAAATGTACTCAAATGCATAGTTAACTCACCTCAATGTATAGTAATTCCATTAGGGAATATTACATTCGTATTCTATTTATGTGGATTAAAGGCCACCAATCTCTACTTTGAACCAGTACTAAGAATATGAGATGAGATGCATATTTTATCAAACAAGTTGGAAGAAAGGAAATCTGAAAGCAGCTCCATAAAACTATAAAACTATAAAGAGGAATGATAGAGAATTTGGCCAAACCATGTTATTTTTATGCAGCTGAGGTGTCAGGTAAGCAAAAAAACTCCTTTTCACTTGTTCCTTAATGCGTGTGTATCACTTTCTTGCTGTCTGTGCAATTTTGTGTTTATGTgacactttttttttattttaatgttgaGATATGTGATAGGTCACGAAAATAATTCAAGTGTTTAATAGGCAAAAATATAACAACATGAGTATCTAGAGATGTATTTTGATCATAaatattttcacactttaataagattattaaaagcTAAAAAGTTTCttccttttaaaaaaattatttttcttaaaaataataatttaatttttcttttaactaataaaatattttctattgatTTAAGTCCTCAAAGTTATAATTGAATAATTATtagattataattaaatttataatagactaatatatatatatatatatatataatgaattatcatttttattaatttaattatacctgatattaattataaaaataatttataatttatatattaattaaaatttatgtatattttatattttatttactaAAGAAATTGCTTATATCAACATGAGATCATCTTAAAATATTTCACTTTAGTAGATGAGTGAGAGAGTGGAATTCTCCACAATGAGTGGTTTAAATCCAACGAGTCAACCGGTGGTGATGAGAGCACGATATATGTTAAGCCATCACATCAACTGCGATCCCAATAGAAATTATAGGACTTCCCATCATCAATTGAGAATTCAACTATAGCTTCAACACCGCTCCTTGGAAAAAGCATGAAaagcataaaataaaaataaaaataaaaaaacatgaAAAATACAATCAAGAAAGCCATAATTTTAATGCACCTATAtcattttaatatcttttaaattatatttttattttaattgataataattaatatatatatattaaataaatttatttattttattaaatttatataaatattatggcCGCTAATCACTAATAATAAGACCTTTTAATTTCTTAATATCTAATGTAGTATGATATACAAATTTATATctatatgtaaatattataaaattatattacaaaatAAAGCCATGCCATAAGTTTAAGTTATGAAATATAGTTCTATTATGAGTAAATAGAAAGATTAAGTCTAAATCTTAGTAATAAATTagatgaaaaataattaataaacgtaacagttatataaaaattaatcacataaaattttattttcttctcgGTAGAAGATTAAGTGACTATTTGACATTACATTTAAAGCCCTGaaactattttttaaaataaaagtatcattttaaatgttattaaaaaagtaatttaaaaaataatattttattattttaatatttttatgattaaaacttatcaattttaattttaaattattttataatattctcTAAGTAGTATATCTTAAAAAGTGATTTTTCTTGACAATAATTTCATTGGCAATGCCAGATAAgttctaaatatttttaaaataaaattttttaaagtaaatttttttttatagttttaaatttttataattttttattatttgttagaaagtcaaaattttaaagacatttcaatttttttttttttatagaattgGCAGCTGGTAATGATATTATTGTCCcaccattttttaaaaattttatatttttaacaataaGTTTTTGGTAATAAAAATAACTTATCCAATATAGTCTAATATAAAAATTTGCCATGCAAatagtattattaatttatttatattatataattattttaattttaattttttactttaaattttcttttattcattTGACGCTAGTTACGatttaaatttcaaagtttatAGTTTTTGAACAAATTCAATACATTAACTTAttcattaaattattaaaatattttatgattaAACTTATTCAACAATTACATAataaagtataatatcatttaaatatttcaatataattcaaataacatctaattaaattatcaaaaatataaagcttttttttattaataaatagttTAAAAGACATGAATTTAGAAAGTAAATTCTTTTTATTcaaactaaattaaaaataatctaTACTATAAGAGACAAATCAATTTTTGCTTAATAAAAGGGTCAAGATATTTTCTTGAAATAATACATACTATTATTTTCAAGAAAATTTTGAACGGGTCAAATCCTCTACTCATTAGGTCAATGGAGAGTGGTCCTCTTATAAAACACAAAATTCGTGGATGTGGACCTATTGAGTTAGCAAATAAGTTGTTGGTTAGAGTTTAAAACTCCTTTCTTAGTAAGGACTTTGAAAACAAAGCATTCATGTtaatagaaaattttgaaaagaaaaaaaacttaACTTCTCTAGTTAAAAAACTTACCACTTCATATTTAATTCTAATCTTAATTgtagaaataatattaaaataggaGTTTTGTGCTCTATAGGAAATATCATTTTTACaatcaaattagaaaaaaatatcTTCTAAATCCACTAAGATTTTAAGTCACaaatttaacaattatgaatacaAGATACAACATGTATAATAGGAgtcacatatttatattttaaattcataataaacaaATCTAAGTGAAATtatcctaaattaatttttctcaacaaaacATTAATAATGAAAGAGCAAAGTGGACAAACAGGAGAGAGCCATTTTAAAATTCACCTGTGTTGCAACTCATTGATTATTCTTGTTAGTATAGTATGATTAGTAGCAATATAAAGGATTTTTCTTACCTTGACTCGGCACACCACGAACCCAAGACAAATGATCTATGGCCTCAGTAATTATTTATATGTTGGTGAACAAGTTCTAAGCAATAGTTTCCCACAAAGAATAAATCCATACCATATTAACGTCCATCAGAGGCAAATGACTCTGTAAATGTCAATGAAGCAATGGTAACATTTCCAGAAGGGAATTCATCATAAGCTACACGTCCTTGACCAGAGTCGTCACCAAAATCTCGAGATTTAGTCATAGAACTTAGACTTTCAGGCAACTGAGCAGCTCCATCCAAGAATTGTACTACGCTAGACATGCTTGGCCTAGCTGCAGCCACTGGATGTGAACAAAGCAATCCAAGCTTCAAAACCAATTCAGTTTCATGCAACACATAATCATCTCCTAGTTTGCAATCAACTGCCTCCAAAATTGCTCCTCTATCCCAACAATTCATTACCCAATCTATCAACACTACTTTCTCCAAGGAAGCTTGAGGATCCACAGGCTTTCTACCACAAGTAACCTCAAGCATAAACACCCCAAATGCATATATATCAGTACATGTCGTTGATTTTCCACTCTGCACAATCTCAGGGTCAATATAACCTGGAGTCCCAGCTACATGAGAGGTTTGAGGAGCGTTTCCGTGGTCACATAACCTAGCAAGCCCAAAATCTCCTAGCCTGGCATTCATCTGATCATCGATGAGTACATTCGCAGGTTTGATGTCTCTATGGATTATAACTTGAACCCATTGTTGGTGCAGATAGAAAAGTGCAGATGCCACATCTTTGATGATTTTGAATCTTTGTTTCCAGTTCAGTATGCAATTGGGTAATTGATAAAGGAACTTATCAAGACTTCCATTAGGCATATAGTCATAAACTAAAAAAAGTTCATTCTTGCGCCTGCAATATCCCAGAAGTCGAACCAAGTTCGGGTGCCTGAGACGGCCAATGGTTGCAATTTCAGCTACGAATTCTCTCATTCCCTGCCTGGAATCATGAGAAATTCTCTTCACTGCAATTTGAACATTTGAGAATGGTAGAATGCCTCTATATACCCTGCCAAAACCTCCTTTTCCAAGAAGTTGTCTTTGTCTGAAGCCTTTTGTGGCAATAAATAGGTCCTTATAGGAGAACCTGTGAGGTCCATATAGCATTTCCCAATCCTCAAGCACCTGAATGAATTTTCTCCTCCTTGAAATCATAAGTGCGCCAAAAATCAAGAGTAGAAGAAAAATAACCCCAACTAAAGATAATACAACTGCCAAAATCTTCTGCACTTTTCTATATCCATCCCCTGCATCCCCTTCATTGTCTCTTGTAACACCAGGAATATCAGGAAGGGTAGACAGGTTAATCTCGTCGGCTTGACCATTCATCCTGAAACTCCAACCGAAGATATAGTGAGAAGATTTAGACCCACCAGCAGATGAGAAGCCAACATACATAACCTCAAAGAAATAAGGGGAAAGATCTTTTGTCAAGGATAAAAGTGGAAGCACGGGTTTAGGTATTTTTATTGGATGTATTGTGACATTAAGCCGTTGATTCAAGCTCTCATATTCAACCCAGACCTGAATTAGTTTTCCACTTTTGAGATATAGCTGTTTGAAACGCCCATGCTCATCATGGTAACCAGCAGTAGCAGATTGAACCGACACTAACCCATTAATATCAATACCCAGATGGTTATCATCTATGTCATTAAATTGAAAATCTTGGTCTGTGTCAAGCTCCACTGCAACTACATGATTTGAACTATTTCCATTGTTAGATGCATTAAAAAGGCCAAGATGCTGATTTGGTAAGGCACCAGGAATACCTTTCGATGGCGAGATAGCGAAGGCAAGTCCATGGCCGTTGAATTCAGGGTCCTTGGCTACTACTGCAACAATGAAGGTAGTGGAGAAGGAGAAGGCAGAACCAGTGGGTGAGTTTTTGAATTTGAAAGGATGGTTATAGAAGACTTGGTTTGCTTTGCTAAGCCCACTATCAGCATATATTACTTGAGAGAACATGTTGGAATTGTTTAGCTCTGCGCTGTCACCAAACTTGAAGTAACCATTGAACAAAAATCCATCTTGAATGCTGCTTTCTGAAGATCCGAGCTTCAGGAAGAAACATAGGATGAGAATTGTGCAGGACATGGTCCAAAATTTTTGGGTCTTTCGTTTGTTTTGAGTAAGAGAAACAGAACATTTTGGAGTTTGAAACTTCCTTATTTTCCACAGTAAATGACAAAAATTTTCCTTCCGTCTCTCTCCCGTTGGGTGGAAGTCTACTCTCCGTTTGTGTGCCTATCGTATTAATAAATGACAAATTATTAAAATGAGAAAATTGTTGCGGGTAGGTGGAGATATAAATGCGTAGAGCTTGATTTGTGAATTTCATCATGTATTATATATTAtagttttaatttataataaattatatcaaGGAAAAAAACCATTAAAATGATGATTAACCGTATTATAAAATTATGCTGAATTACATTGTAAAATAtaagtttttaaattataattaatttataaaagattTTATACATCCTAAGAATGATGAGGTAACTATTACATAACAAAAACGTCCAGATTTTTCGAAAGATCAAagtaaaattgaaaataattttcattggATGGACTACGTCAGAACGACTAGTTTTTCTTTTCAAAGTATTCAATATGTATCCTCGGTCAATATGGCTCAATTTgacatataattaattatttttgggtTCATAGTGACTGCTAAATTGAACTCTTCCAAATCTATATGTAAAAGAGATATGTTTAATTTCTGTGAATGATTGAACATTTTTCTATGATTTTTGCACAAGCATTAACTTGTTATTCATAGTCatcaatattaaatttaatttgatcACAATGGTTCATTGGTCTAATGATTAATGATGAGGTAAACTTGAAAAAGATCCTAAATTTGAGTTTAGAGGCTGTAAATGTACCATTTGATCCGGAGTCTTACAACTTCCTATTTTAGCTCTCGTGGTTAGAGGTAAGCATTTGGTTCAAACTGAACCGAACATAATTAAATCATGAAAactgaattacatattttagaaatcgaatcgaactcaaatacataaaaatcaaatcgaactgaatcactctattttgattcggttcgattcaaattGATCAGTtttatttttgattgatttttttaatttagacttgatttataagttatttagtttaattttaactttggtttgaatctaataaccattaattaatggaactaaataatttatatatatataaaattacatataattcataaattctccataaaaataaatcaattcaaaaattagtTTGATTCAGTTTGgtttgatttgaatatataaaattattattcagttcgattcaatttaattgatttttttctcttcaaaattaaatcaaacgaaaataatcaaaatttatataatataaaattaaattaaataaaattattttaaaaattaaattaaattattaaattaaaataatttaatttaatttatttaatttaaattaaataatactcACCTTTAACCGTAATTTCTAAACTATTGCAGGATCCagaaagtgattttttttttttattagttaacgGTTGAGACACGCctcttgacaaaaaaaaaaaaaaaatcatttgatTAATTTAACAGTAAAAGCAATTATTGACGTCTGCTAGATGCATGCTTCTGTTTGGTTATTTTCTTTTCCCTGGGTAACACTGACATCAAATAGAATTAGCCATTAcagaagtaatttttttttttttttacagtttcaaaagtttttaaaaaatttgaaaatttttatactAATTTAATAGCTCATTCCAACTGTGATAATTAATTATCATATTATTTACTTTGATTTTACATTTAATGTAttcaataatttaatttacatattttttgtaattaattataaataatataaattttaacatcactaaatgaaaatttatttaattaaatatattttatttttgttttgtaAAAAAGTTTTTTCATTTTGTTCATTCTTTTTCGGTCCCCCTCACCCGACAAACTGAGATAGTCTGGACGTCTTAAAACCAttcaaaggaagaaaaaaaaaaattatttttttattgacgcaggaattatttttattctatACAATAGCAAATTGGCACTCTTCTAGAAAgaagataacttgaaatgggGATTATACTAAAAATTTTTCTTTGCTTGAATTGACCCAATATGTCCTTAtcactataataataataataataataataataataataataataataataaacctttACATTATTACTATACACTAAAAGAGAGCCTAAAAAGTAAAAAGATAAATTTAGCGTCCTTTAAGAGTGTAATCAAATTAAGAAAACCAAAAACTGAATTGCATTGCATATTTTGAGCAACCAAATCAAGCTGATATAAGAGATTAAttgaataaaatcaaatcaaatcgatTTTTTTTATTCTGCTTGATTTACCGGATCTTCCAACCTCATCAAACAAATAATACCTATTTCAACCAAACACAGAACCCATAGAATTTTAACAATTAACCAGTAATTCCAAGCAAAACACAACAATTTCATCAATCAATTGaatattagttttaatttcagaaGCATTAAAATAATGCAAGAAAGAAAAGCTAAAATGAAAGATGAAAcagaagcaagaaagaaagaagatgatTCACATATCAAATTCTTAGTTCACAtatcacaatatatatatatatatatatatatatatatatatatatatatatatatatatatatatatatatatcaatttctACTTTTTCAAATGCCTTTTAACATATGCCAAAACTAAGGCAAGGAGATTTTTCACCTCTCCAGAAGAGTGAAAAAGGACCATAATaacaaaaattttaacacctctaGTGGGAATAGTGATTCACATTTCACATCTGCATATGCTTTCAAAGGAAGTGGTCTTTCATGTTGCAGTTATGGATAGGACTGAGCAGAATTCGATTCAAATCgaaaaattaaatcgaattgaatcaattcagttcaattaggttggttttaaaatttaatcggttcggttcgattttaatttataaaaattttagttatttcggttcggttcgattcggttttaaagagaaaaaaattgattaaactgaaccgaaccgaataatGATTTCTatagtcaaatcgaaccgaatcgatttttgaattaatttatttttatggaaaatttatgaattatatttaattttatatatattaattatttaataccattgattaatggttattacgttcaaactaaagttaaaattagaccaaataacttgaaaatcagatctaaattaaaaataatcaaaaatcaaactgatcagtttaaatcgaatcgaatcaaaataaagcgattcgattcaatttgattttttatcAATTAcggtttgatttaatttttaaaattaataatttaatttttataatttaattttatttgatttaattcaattCGATTTGAACTGATTGCTCACCTTTAGTTATGGATGGCATGCTGCGGAAATGAGATGAGGCACATGTAGCTAGGGCATTAATAAGATGTGATGGAAGTGGGCCATTGTCGGTTGTTGGGCAAAGACGAGAGAGATGGGGGAGGGGGGATGTGGCACAGCAATCAGAACAACAAAAAAATCTATTTCCTTTGAGCTACAATCGATAGAAGCTAGTGAAGACTAGTGACAAAGAATCGACTGGCCGACGAAGAATTGAGTGGTCGGTGGAGAGTAGTGAGGACTCAAATTGATGTAAGAAGGGAATTGGCCCTAGGATGAGACCGGGAAAGAAGAATCAAGCAGGAAAATAATGGAAGAAGATCAGGTTTGGTTTTTATATCTAGGGTATAAAACGATAGTTATATAGACAAAATTgattgattcagttttgttggtaaagaaaaaattgaatcgaaatgaaaattgaaattacCTAAAATCTCTAATTAAACTGTACCAACTAAACCGAAAAACTGAACTAGTTCAGTTAGATTTGCACAGTCCATTCTTTATGACATTGTTCTTGGGCTGCACTAATCATGTTTTTTGTTTTGGTAAATATTTTTTGCAGAGCTTTCCATGTAAAAACTGTAGAGCTAAACTGTATagctttatttgcatattatcattattaattgaatatttttataaatcatatgaaatatatttttataaattaattaaataaaattttttatattaattttaaataatttaattttaaatttatattcgtCTATATAGAATTGCTTTAATTTATGAAATAGTTttaatttacaacaattaaattaaatttataagagGATTTTTAATCCATTCATAAATTTATTCTCTCAttcatatttattttttcaataaaaattGCTTATATATCACTATTATTTAAAAGAGATTGATGAAATTCTGAAATTTCGAAGTATAATGGATGCATTTATTAATAGtattaaaatagttaattttaataaaaatattttttaaatgattAAAATAGCTTACTCGTGTGTATGAATGTTTTATCTATtgacaaaaaaaga comes from the Hevea brasiliensis isolate MT/VB/25A 57/8 chromosome 5, ASM3005281v1, whole genome shotgun sequence genome and includes:
- the LOC110654189 gene encoding L-type lectin-domain containing receptor kinase V.9, encoding MSCTILILCFFLKLGSSESSIQDGFLFNGYFKFGDSAELNNSNMFSQVIYADSGLSKANQVFYNHPFKFKNSPTGSAFSFSTTFIVAVVAKDPEFNGHGLAFAISPSKVAVELDTDQDFQFNDIDDNHLGIDINGLVSVQSATAGYHDEHGRFKQLYLKSGKLIQVWVEYESLNQRLNVTIHPIKIPKPVLPLLSLTKDLSPYFFEVMYVGFSSAGGSKSSHYIFGWSFRMNGQADEINLSTLPDIPGVTRDNEGDAGDGYRKVQKILAVVLSLVGVIFLLLLIFGALMISRRRKFIQVLEDWEMLYGPHRFSYKDLFIATKGFRQRQLLGKGGFGRVYRGILPFSNVQIAVKRISHDSRQGMREFVAEIATIGRLRHPNLVRLLGYCRRKNELFLVYDYMPNGSLDKFLYQLPNCILNWKQRFKIIKDVASALFYLHQQWVQVIIHRDIKPANVLIDDQMNARLGDFGLARLCDHGNAPQTSHVAGTPGYIDPEIVQSGKSTTCTDIYAFGVFMLEVTCGRKPVDPQASLEKVVLIDWVMNCWDRGAILEAVDCKLGDDYVLHETELVLKLGLLCSHPVAAARPSMSSVVQFLDGAAQLPESLSSMTKSRDFGDDSGQGRVAYDEFPSGNVTIASLTFTESFASDGR